One Desulfobulbus propionicus DSM 2032 DNA segment encodes these proteins:
- a CDS encoding virulence RhuM family protein, protein MSEHLPVKNEGDILLYQTEDGQARIEVQLVNETVWLSQKQMAELFQKDVRTINEHIGNIFEEGELTPESTIRNFRIVQLEGTRKVSRDVAHYNLDVIISVGYRVKSHRGTQFRIWATQRLRDYLVMGFLLDDERFKQGRSGHYFDALLARIRDIRSSEKEFWRKVLDIYATSIDYNPSTQASQTFFATVQNKMHWAAHGHTAAEIIHARADAARPNMGLTSFPKGQLAPRKADVTVAKNYLNEDELDQLNRIVNLYLEFAELQAINRKPMYMQDWIAKLDQFMQISDREILTHAGSISAETARLKAEQEYDGFRRLLDTQPSLVERHFEEAVAKAKQLNEQSKPTKKKRRRQ, encoded by the coding sequence ATGAGTGAGCACCTGCCGGTGAAGAACGAAGGGGACATTCTCCTGTACCAGACCGAGGACGGCCAGGCGCGCATTGAGGTGCAGTTGGTCAATGAGACCGTCTGGCTCTCGCAAAAGCAGATGGCCGAACTGTTCCAAAAAGATGTCCGCACTATCAACGAGCATATTGGCAACATCTTTGAGGAAGGGGAGCTGACGCCGGAATCAACCATCCGGAATTTCCGGATAGTTCAACTCGAGGGCACACGGAAGGTCAGTCGCGATGTCGCCCACTACAACCTGGACGTTATTATCTCGGTCGGATACCGGGTGAAGTCGCATCGGGGCACTCAGTTTCGCATCTGGGCCACCCAGCGGTTGCGCGACTATCTGGTCATGGGCTTTCTGCTCGACGATGAACGTTTTAAGCAGGGTAGAAGCGGCCATTATTTCGATGCGCTGCTGGCCCGGATCCGCGATATCCGCTCCTCAGAGAAGGAGTTCTGGCGCAAAGTGCTCGATATCTACGCCACCAGTATTGATTACAACCCCTCTACCCAGGCCTCGCAAACCTTCTTCGCCACCGTGCAAAATAAAATGCACTGGGCAGCGCACGGCCACACCGCCGCCGAAATCATCCACGCCCGCGCCGATGCCGCCCGGCCCAACATGGGGCTCACCTCCTTTCCCAAGGGGCAGCTCGCCCCGCGCAAGGCCGATGTGACAGTGGCCAAGAACTATCTGAATGAAGACGAACTCGACCAGCTCAACCGCATCGTCAACCTCTACCTGGAATTTGCCGAACTACAGGCCATCAACCGTAAGCCCATGTATATGCAGGACTGGATAGCCAAGCTCGACCAGTTCATGCAGATCAGTGATCGCGAGATTCTCACCCACGCCGGCAGCATCTCCGCCGAAACTGCCCGGCTCAAGGCCGAACAGGAATATGACGGCTTTCGCCGCCTGCTTGATACCCAGCCATCTCTGGTGGAGAGGCATTTTGAAGAGGCGGTAGCCAAGGCCAAACAACTGAACGAACAGTCGAAACCGACGAAGAAAAAAAGGAGGAGGCAATGA
- a CDS encoding restriction endonuclease subunit S, which produces MVKSGATTGRVAMVETHTDFNIWSPLAAIRCNPSRADKRFIYFYLQSKEFQTGVELSWSFGTQQNIGMGVIQNLAVPLGTIPEQTAIADFLDRETGRIDTLVTKKRRLIALLGEKRTALISRTVTRGLPAEAAREFGLKPHTRFKDSGIEWLGEVPEGWEVVKFSREVKIAEGQVDPEREPYSTMVLIGPEHVEAGTGRLVSEATAEDQAAISGKYYCHKGEVIYSKIRPALRKVVKAKNDCLCSADMYPLGGRDKLLNDYIYWLFLSDQFAAWSVLEADRVAMPKINRNTLNELRLPVPVGSEQAAIATYLNRETAKIDQLFTKVEAAIVRLLEYRTALITAAVTGKIDVRGKADKQGLTRTDRTDPN; this is translated from the coding sequence ATGGTTAAATCTGGTGCAACGACCGGCCGTGTTGCGATGGTAGAGACGCATACAGATTTTAATATTTGGTCTCCGCTCGCAGCAATACGGTGCAATCCTTCCCGTGCCGATAAACGATTCATTTACTTCTATCTTCAGTCCAAAGAGTTTCAAACCGGAGTTGAGCTGAGTTGGAGCTTTGGTACGCAACAGAACATCGGAATGGGTGTTATCCAGAACCTTGCGGTTCCGCTTGGTACGATCCCGGAACAAACTGCCATCGCCGATTTTCTCGACCGGGAGACGGGGCGGATCGATACGCTGGTGACAAAAAAGCGGCGGCTGATCGCGCTGCTGGGGGAGAAGCGCACCGCGCTCATCTCCCGCACCGTCACCCGTGGCCTGCCCGCCGAGGCCGCCCGCGAATTCGGCCTCAAACCCCACACCCGCTTCAAGGATTCCGGCATCGAGTGGCTGGGTGAGGTGCCGGAGGGGTGGGAGGTAGTCAAGTTTTCAAGAGAAGTTAAAATAGCCGAAGGTCAAGTTGATCCAGAACGTGAGCCCTACTCTACAATGGTTCTGATTGGGCCAGAACATGTTGAGGCAGGAACTGGCCGTTTAGTAAGCGAAGCTACAGCTGAAGATCAGGCAGCAATCAGCGGTAAATATTACTGCCATAAAGGTGAGGTAATCTATTCAAAAATCCGTCCCGCACTTAGGAAGGTCGTTAAGGCAAAAAACGATTGCCTGTGCAGTGCTGACATGTATCCACTGGGAGGTAGAGATAAGTTACTGAACGATTACATATACTGGCTCTTCCTATCAGATCAGTTTGCGGCTTGGTCAGTTCTGGAGGCTGACAGGGTAGCAATGCCTAAGATCAATCGTAATACATTGAATGAGCTACGGTTACCCGTACCGGTTGGCTCTGAGCAAGCCGCCATCGCCACCTACCTCAACCGCGAAACCGCCAAGATTGATCAACTGTTTACTAAGGTCGAGGCGGCCATCGTCCGTTTGCTGGAGTACCGCACCGCGCTGATCACTGCCGCGGTCACCGGCAAGATCGATGTGCGGGGGAAGGCGGACAAACAGGGACTAACACGGACGGATCGGACTGATCCGAACTGA
- a CDS encoding four helix bundle suffix domain-containing protein, which translates to MEKEPLIPKHGGYRKLKSFQVAQLVYDITVRFCDRYIDRRSRTHDQMVQAARSGVQNIAEGSLASATSKKMELKLTQVARASLEELKLDYEDFLRQRGLAMLEPSHPALTRFKKHKPQTVAAFAAWIEEERQRNTDGPGQTQMGKDSRIDESSVPVGAGPCQSLSSACLAANGALSLLNLACYLLERQVAQLADTFEKEGGFTERLYRVRTANRRSKG; encoded by the coding sequence GTGGAAAAAGAACCTCTGATTCCCAAACATGGCGGCTACCGGAAACTGAAAAGTTTCCAGGTCGCGCAGTTGGTGTATGACATCACGGTGCGATTCTGCGACCGCTACATTGACCGTCGCAGCCGTACCCACGACCAGATGGTGCAGGCAGCGCGCAGCGGTGTGCAGAACATTGCCGAAGGGTCGCTGGCCTCGGCCACCTCGAAGAAGATGGAACTCAAACTCACCCAGGTGGCCCGCGCCAGCCTGGAAGAGCTCAAGCTCGACTACGAAGATTTCCTGCGGCAGCGGGGGCTGGCCATGCTGGAGCCCAGCCATCCTGCGCTGACGCGCTTCAAAAAGCACAAACCGCAAACGGTTGCGGCGTTTGCGGCCTGGATCGAAGAAGAGCGGCAAAGGAACACGGACGGACCAGGACAGACACAGATGGGCAAGGACAGCCGGATCGACGAGTCGTCGGTGCCGGTCGGTGCTGGTCCGTGTCAGTCCTTGTCATCCGCCTGCCTGGCGGCCAATGGGGCGCTTTCGCTGCTCAACCTGGCCTGCTATCTTCTTGAGCGCCAGGTGGCGCAGCTTGCCGACACCTTTGAAAAAGAAGGCGGCTTCACTGAGCGGCTCTACCGGGTGCGCACCGCTAATAGGAGGAGCAAAGGATGA
- a CDS encoding type I restriction endonuclease subunit R, whose amino-acid sequence MSTQTSEKAFETYVEHMLLAKGWQQGSVSEWDQERALFPGQIVAYIAATQPQLWQAMRGQHGAQLEPMLLSTLVKELAIKGSLSVLRHGFKFYGKTFRLATFKPAHGLNDEVLAQYQANRLTVTRQVACHPGDHSTVDLLFAVNGLPVATCELKNPWTGQSWRHAVRQYQEDRNPRAPLFAFKERALVHFAADPDEVHMTTRLAGAKTFFLPFNRGSHPGAVQCGAGNSQHACGYRTGYFWEEILERESFLDILGHFVFVEKKEEKVDGGKGGSRIRTRETMIFPRYHQLDATRKLIAAARAEGPGQNYLIQHSAGSGKTNSISWLSHRLASLHDEHDHKVFDCVIVITDRQVLDRQLQDAIYQIEHAQGVVKAIDQDSKQLASALIDGTKIVVTTLQKFPFVLRGLLHTAGAENLDSPDDEAKAQAKAWEAEIGKRRYAVIVDEAHSSQTGETARELKAILGASNGDMNDDEEADLEDRLNQVMASRGRQPNLSFFAYTATPKGKTLELFGRTGPGGKPEPFHLYSMRQAIEEGFILDVLRNYTTYATYFRLIKAVEDDPDLPKKKAARALSKFLVLHPTNIAQKIEVIVEHFRGHVRTHLGGRAKAMVVTSSRLQAVKYMEAFQRYIGEQGYTDIRPLVAFSGTVRDPDTGLEYTEPGMNLDVVGGKPISEKQLPERFASPDYQVLLVANKYQTGFDQPLLMAMYVDKRLDGVQAVQTLSRLNRMVPGKETPFVLDFVNEATDIYRAFKPYFDATSLQESSDPALLEQLKHALDGFQVYHWSEVEAFARIFYRAPNKQNPADHAHLQRHLQPAVDRFKAMEDEEQRGEFRDKLSGYVKVYSFLSQIIPYADPDLEMLYSFGRLLLPHLVLTRDTGTVKLGDEVGLQYYRLQRVFSGAIELREGEGEYGVKSPTDVGTGKAKEEKAPLSEIIEVLNDRFGTNFTEEDRLFFEQIKEKATKSPEVVRLRRANPFDKFQLGLRQMLEDLMIQRMGENDRIVSRYMDDKAFEDAAFAVLSRVIYKTIPAEGGAVE is encoded by the coding sequence ATGAGCACACAGACCAGCGAAAAAGCCTTTGAAACCTATGTCGAGCACATGCTGCTGGCCAAGGGTTGGCAGCAGGGTTCGGTGAGTGAGTGGGACCAAGAGCGGGCGCTGTTCCCCGGTCAGATTGTTGCGTACATCGCCGCCACCCAGCCGCAGTTGTGGCAGGCAATGCGCGGCCAGCACGGGGCGCAGTTGGAACCGATGTTGCTGTCAACGTTGGTCAAGGAACTGGCCATCAAGGGCTCACTCTCTGTGCTGCGCCACGGTTTCAAGTTCTACGGCAAGACCTTTCGCCTGGCCACCTTCAAGCCTGCACATGGCCTCAATGACGAGGTCTTGGCCCAGTATCAGGCCAATCGCTTGACCGTCACCCGGCAGGTGGCCTGCCATCCGGGCGACCATTCGACGGTCGATTTGCTCTTTGCCGTCAATGGCCTGCCGGTTGCCACTTGTGAGCTGAAAAATCCCTGGACCGGCCAGAGCTGGCGTCATGCAGTGCGCCAGTACCAGGAGGACCGCAACCCGCGCGCGCCGTTGTTCGCGTTCAAAGAGCGGGCCTTGGTCCATTTTGCCGCCGACCCGGATGAAGTGCACATGACCACCCGGCTGGCCGGGGCCAAGACCTTCTTCCTGCCCTTCAATCGCGGCAGCCACCCTGGTGCGGTGCAGTGCGGCGCGGGCAATTCGCAACACGCTTGCGGCTACCGCACCGGCTACTTCTGGGAGGAGATACTTGAGCGCGAGAGCTTTCTCGACATTCTCGGCCATTTCGTGTTCGTCGAGAAGAAGGAGGAAAAGGTGGACGGCGGCAAGGGTGGCAGCCGGATCAGGACCCGCGAGACCATGATCTTCCCGCGGTACCACCAGTTGGACGCCACCCGCAAACTGATCGCCGCCGCCCGCGCCGAGGGGCCGGGGCAGAACTATCTCATTCAGCATTCGGCGGGCAGCGGCAAGACCAACTCCATTTCCTGGCTGTCGCACCGGCTGGCCAGCCTGCATGACGAGCACGATCACAAGGTGTTCGACTGCGTCATCGTCATCACCGACCGGCAGGTGCTCGACCGCCAGTTGCAGGATGCCATCTACCAGATCGAACATGCCCAGGGTGTGGTCAAGGCCATCGACCAGGATTCCAAGCAGTTGGCTTCGGCGCTGATCGACGGCACCAAGATCGTGGTCACCACCCTGCAGAAGTTTCCCTTTGTGCTGCGCGGCTTGCTCCATACCGCTGGGGCTGAGAACCTGGACAGTCCCGACGATGAGGCAAAGGCGCAGGCCAAGGCCTGGGAGGCTGAAATCGGTAAACGCCGCTATGCGGTCATTGTGGACGAAGCCCACTCCTCCCAAACCGGTGAGACGGCGCGGGAGCTGAAGGCCATTCTGGGCGCAAGCAACGGCGACATGAACGATGACGAGGAGGCTGACTTGGAAGATCGGCTCAATCAGGTGATGGCCTCGCGGGGCCGCCAGCCTAACCTGAGCTTCTTTGCCTACACCGCCACCCCCAAAGGAAAAACGCTCGAACTTTTTGGCCGTACCGGTCCCGGCGGCAAGCCGGAACCCTTCCATCTCTACTCCATGCGCCAGGCCATCGAGGAGGGGTTTATTCTCGATGTGCTGCGGAACTACACCACCTATGCCACCTATTTCCGGCTGATCAAGGCGGTGGAGGACGATCCCGATCTGCCCAAGAAGAAGGCTGCGCGGGCGCTTTCAAAATTCCTGGTGCTGCACCCGACCAACATCGCCCAGAAGATCGAGGTGATCGTCGAGCATTTCCGGGGCCATGTGCGCACCCATCTCGGTGGACGGGCCAAGGCGATGGTGGTCACCAGCTCACGCCTGCAGGCGGTGAAATACATGGAGGCTTTCCAGCGCTATATCGGCGAGCAAGGCTACACCGACATCCGGCCGCTGGTGGCCTTCAGCGGCACGGTGCGCGATCCGGACACCGGCTTGGAATATACCGAACCAGGAATGAATCTTGACGTGGTGGGCGGCAAGCCAATCAGCGAGAAGCAACTGCCCGAGCGCTTTGCCTCGCCCGATTACCAGGTGCTGCTGGTGGCCAACAAGTACCAAACCGGCTTTGACCAGCCGTTGTTGATGGCGATGTACGTGGACAAGCGGTTGGACGGCGTGCAGGCGGTGCAGACCCTGTCGCGCCTCAACCGCATGGTGCCGGGCAAGGAGACGCCGTTCGTGCTTGATTTCGTCAACGAAGCTACGGACATCTACCGAGCCTTCAAACCTTATTTTGATGCCACCAGCCTGCAGGAAAGTTCGGACCCCGCCCTGCTCGAACAGCTCAAGCATGCGTTGGACGGGTTTCAGGTCTATCACTGGAGCGAGGTGGAGGCCTTTGCCCGCATCTTTTACCGAGCACCAAACAAGCAGAATCCGGCCGACCATGCTCACTTGCAACGACATCTGCAACCGGCGGTGGATCGCTTCAAGGCGATGGAGGACGAGGAACAACGCGGCGAATTCCGCGACAAGCTGAGCGGTTACGTGAAGGTGTACAGCTTCCTCAGCCAGATCATCCCCTACGCTGACCCCGATCTGGAGATGCTCTACAGCTTCGGCCGCTTGCTGCTACCGCATCTGGTGCTTACACGCGACACCGGCACCGTCAAGCTCGGCGATGAGGTGGGTTTGCAGTACTACCGCCTGCAGCGGGTCTTTTCCGGGGCCATTGAGCTGCGCGAGGGGGAAGGCGAATACGGGGTGAAGAGCCCCACCGATGTCGGCACCGGCAAGGCCAAGGAAGAAAAAGCGCCGCTGTCGGAGATCATCGAGGTGTTGAACGACCGTTTCGGCACCAACTTCACCGAAGAGGACCGCCTCTTTTTCGAACAGATCAAGGAGAAGGCGACCAAAAGCCCGGAGGTGGTCCGGCTGCGCAGGGCCAACCCTTTTGACAAATTCCAACTGGGCCTGCGCCAGATGCTGGAAGACCTGATGATCCAGCGCATGGGAGAAAACGACAGGATCGTCTCTCGGTACATGGACGACAAGGCCTTCGAGGATGCCGCCTTCGCGGTCCTCTCCAGGGTGATTTACAAGACAATCCCGGCCGAGGGTGGCGCCGTGGAGTGA
- a CDS encoding Arm DNA-binding domain-containing protein, with translation MGGMTNKLTKLALRNAKPGATTKRLADRGGLFLEVRPNGSKYWRMAYRYGGKQKLLALGVYPNVSIAKARKSAQQAKEQLAEGVDPGLVRKIRKGTNATDNTFQTVAEE, from the coding sequence ATGGGTGGAATGACCAACAAATTAACCAAACTGGCGCTACGAAACGCCAAACCAGGAGCAACAACCAAGAGGTTGGCGGATCGTGGCGGATTGTTTCTGGAAGTCAGGCCGAACGGCTCCAAATATTGGCGCATGGCGTACCGGTACGGCGGCAAACAAAAGCTGCTCGCCCTGGGCGTCTATCCCAACGTATCGATTGCCAAGGCACGAAAAAGCGCCCAACAGGCAAAAGAGCAACTTGCAGAGGGTGTTGATCCGGGCCTCGTCAGAAAAATTCGCAAAGGTACAAACGCAACGGACAACACCTTTCAAACCGTTGCCGAAGAGTGA